In Planctomycetia bacterium, the following proteins share a genomic window:
- a CDS encoding metallophosphoesterase has translation MRHAIAMGLILGIVFVIKIPCSRLLGVNAFGMLNLLYLDLAIVVPGTAAVILILASVGKNAGFRISRTLRIICLLALSAAPIAVFSSLIEPYRLEELQRDILVSDARGGDSPIDIGVLADIQTDHVGEYERAAVSRLMLHRPDLILIAGDLFQGSRDEFEGQMSAIREMLTPLDAPGGVFFVMGDVDWWREDQVRRALDGTRVRPLTDQIVRLRVGDRNVTLGGIRLNYADEGSRRVIAELETAPGSDDLRILLAHRPDVAFELSQDSRIDLIVAGHTHGGQVCFPFVGPLITLSDVPREVAAGGLHEMSGNQIYVSRGVGHERGQAPRIRFLCPPEFSILTVLNRPAAVAHADR, from the coding sequence ATGAGACATGCGATTGCGATGGGTTTGATTCTGGGGATCGTGTTCGTGATCAAGATTCCGTGTTCCCGGCTGCTCGGGGTGAACGCCTTCGGGATGCTGAATCTGCTGTACCTGGACCTTGCGATTGTCGTTCCGGGTACGGCGGCGGTAATTCTGATTCTCGCGTCGGTCGGGAAAAACGCGGGATTCCGAATCTCGCGGACGCTTCGGATCATTTGTCTCCTGGCTTTGTCGGCGGCGCCTATCGCGGTTTTCTCCAGTCTTATCGAGCCGTATCGGTTGGAGGAATTGCAACGCGACATTCTTGTGTCGGACGCACGCGGGGGAGATTCGCCGATCGACATCGGCGTCCTTGCGGACATTCAGACCGATCACGTCGGTGAATATGAACGGGCGGCTGTTTCCCGGCTGATGCTTCATCGCCCCGACCTCATTCTCATAGCCGGGGATTTATTTCAGGGATCTCGGGATGAGTTTGAAGGGCAGATGTCCGCGATCAGGGAGATGCTGACGCCGCTTGACGCGCCGGGCGGCGTTTTCTTTGTGATGGGGGACGTCGACTGGTGGAGGGAGGATCAGGTTCGGCGGGCGCTGGATGGCACGCGCGTCCGGCCGCTGACGGACCAGATTGTGCGCCTTCGGGTGGGCGATCGGAATGTCACGCTCGGTGGGATCAGACTCAATTATGCCGACGAGGGGTCGAGGCGGGTCATTGCGGAATTGGAGACGGCGCCTGGCTCGGACGATTTGCGCATTCTATTGGCTCATCGCCCGGATGTTGCGTTTGAACTCAGCCAGGATTCGCGGATCGATCTGATTGTGGCCGGACATACGCATGGCGGGCAGGTTTGTTTTCCGTTTGTGGGGCCGCTCATCACATTGAGTGATGTTCCGCGGGAAGTTGCAGCGGGTGGGCTGCACGAGATGTCCGGCAACCAGATTTATGTGAGCAGGGGCGTTGGGCACGAGCGCGGTCAGGCGCCGCGTATCCGCTTCCTATGTCCGCCGGAGTTCTCAATTCTGACGGTTTTGAATCGGCCGGCCGCGGTGGCGCACGCGGATCGATAG
- a CDS encoding radical SAM protein — MFRELTTPFLRDKLLDLKLRFGEESGQFQALSRQYARTEQEDIGTSEANLRHYEAEVDIGSHAHPIPGIERLYRRTLVIEPTLACAAHCRYCIRANYPRHNLSESELTEIARYCGSPSQRDDLREVLITGGDVLLVPDRVDYLLRALIEHAPNIRIARVATRIPTQDPRRIDDRVLNIFRNKSSLRLELATQINHAVEFCPEVADAFRKITAEGVRVYAQNVLLRGVNDNLESLIDLYDVLRNEGIESHYLFHCVPLQGMAHLRTSLDEAVVLARGLGSSGRISGRAKPLVAAMTDIGKIVLYDGVIIARRAGRILLRSECTLAQRRQWNPNWRMPDTAECDADRKLMVWYLDGGAHLPEADDFPAEKSLADRGSLALPVFQ, encoded by the coding sequence GTGTTCCGTGAATTAACCACGCCCTTCCTGCGCGACAAGCTTCTCGATCTCAAGCTGCGCTTCGGCGAAGAGTCCGGCCAGTTCCAGGCCCTTTCTCGTCAATACGCTCGCACGGAACAAGAAGACATCGGCACCTCCGAAGCCAACCTGCGCCACTACGAAGCCGAGGTCGACATCGGCTCCCACGCGCACCCCATCCCCGGCATCGAACGTCTCTATCGCCGAACGCTCGTCATCGAACCCACCCTGGCCTGCGCGGCTCACTGTCGCTACTGCATCCGCGCCAACTATCCTCGACACAACCTGTCCGAATCCGAGCTGACCGAAATCGCCCGCTACTGCGGCAGCCCGTCGCAGCGCGATGATCTTCGCGAGGTCCTCATCACCGGCGGCGATGTTCTGCTCGTCCCGGATCGCGTGGACTATCTCCTTCGCGCCCTCATCGAACACGCGCCGAACATCAGGATCGCCCGCGTCGCCACGCGCATTCCGACTCAGGACCCGCGCCGCATCGACGATCGCGTATTGAACATCTTCCGCAATAAATCCTCGCTCCGCCTGGAGCTCGCCACGCAGATCAATCACGCCGTCGAGTTCTGCCCGGAGGTCGCCGACGCCTTTCGAAAAATCACGGCCGAAGGCGTACGCGTCTATGCCCAAAACGTCCTGCTTCGCGGCGTCAATGACAACCTCGAAAGCCTGATCGACCTCTACGATGTCCTGCGAAATGAAGGCATCGAGTCTCACTACCTCTTCCACTGCGTCCCGCTCCAGGGAATGGCCCATCTGCGAACCAGTCTCGACGAGGCCGTCGTCCTCGCACGCGGCCTGGGCAGCAGCGGTCGAATCTCCGGCCGCGCCAAGCCATTGGTCGCCGCGATGACCGACATCGGGAAGATCGTCCTCTACGACGGCGTCATCATCGCTCGTCGCGCCGGACGTATTCTCCTCCGCAGCGAGTGCACCCTGGCCCAGCGACGACAATGGAACCCGAACTGGAGGATGCCCGACACCGCTGAGTGTGATGCCGACCGAAAGCTTATGGTCTGGTACTTGGACGGCGGAGCGCACCTCCCGGAAGCGGACGATTTCCCCGCGGAAAAGAGCCTTGCCGACCGAGGCTCCCTGGCCCTTCCCGTCTTCCAGTGA
- a CDS encoding DUF11 domain-containing protein, whose protein sequence is MQRIDASHLFERPFSVLRGPSCAAAIAVFVLSAASGVRAQSADIFPSQTIDPADVVCGDTVQYTLTATNNGPDNASTVVMTNDLPDCVAFAGFVSITQGSASQGAGVITTNFGTINTGASASLVFNVTVSVGCTPSYENVVSATTTTNDPNPGNNVSTLGTLVGCGDLTVEKIGPADGVCGDSVIYLLIVRQAGPGAAGEVMLVDDLPDCLTEVSCFSSQGTCTVGAGNVVTVELGTIDADASAIVGISATLGAACAPSINNSAEVSTPAPEPNPANNTSAPVTTNVICEIGACCRPDAPCDLRTQTDCETLGGTFQGVLTDCADFDSDNDGICDAFDNCPNASNADQADTDADGVGDVCDGCPNDPGKSAPGVCGCGVVDSNNMGDPCGGAAAQPLPCGACGVGIQPAMMLMLPILLRRRRRCN, encoded by the coding sequence ATGCAGCGCATTGACGCCTCACATTTGTTCGAGAGACCTTTTTCAGTCCTGCGGGGCCCATCCTGTGCGGCGGCCATTGCGGTCTTCGTATTGTCGGCAGCATCAGGCGTTCGGGCGCAGTCCGCCGACATCTTCCCGAGTCAGACCATCGATCCGGCCGACGTGGTCTGCGGCGATACCGTCCAGTATACGCTGACGGCCACAAACAACGGTCCGGACAATGCGTCCACAGTCGTCATGACGAACGATCTGCCGGATTGTGTCGCCTTCGCTGGTTTTGTCAGCATTACTCAGGGCAGCGCGAGTCAAGGCGCCGGCGTCATCACGACGAACTTCGGCACGATCAACACGGGGGCCAGCGCCAGCCTGGTCTTCAACGTGACCGTTTCGGTCGGCTGCACGCCGTCGTATGAGAATGTCGTCAGCGCCACCACCACCACGAATGACCCCAACCCGGGTAACAACGTCTCCACACTTGGCACGCTGGTCGGGTGCGGCGATCTGACGGTGGAAAAAATTGGCCCCGCGGACGGCGTCTGCGGCGACAGCGTCATTTATCTGCTCATCGTTCGGCAGGCCGGGCCGGGGGCCGCCGGCGAGGTTATGCTGGTCGATGACCTGCCTGACTGTCTCACGGAGGTCTCGTGCTTCTCCAGCCAGGGAACCTGTACGGTCGGCGCGGGGAATGTCGTAACGGTCGAGCTGGGAACAATCGACGCAGATGCATCGGCGATCGTGGGCATCAGCGCAACGCTTGGTGCAGCGTGTGCGCCGTCAATCAACAATTCCGCAGAGGTCAGCACGCCGGCGCCGGAGCCGAACCCGGCCAACAACACATCCGCGCCCGTGACCACCAACGTGATCTGCGAGATCGGCGCCTGCTGCCGGCCGGATGCGCCGTGCGACCTGCGCACTCAGACTGACTGCGAGACACTCGGCGGGACCTTTCAGGGCGTGCTGACGGACTGCGCGGATTTCGACAGCGACAACGACGGAATCTGTGACGCGTTCGACAACTGTCCCAACGCATCCAACGCAGACCAGGCGGATACCGACGCCGACGGAGTCGGCGATGTGTGCGACGGCTGCCCGAACGACCCGGGCAAAAGCGCGCCCGGCGTCTGCGGCTGCGGTGTCGTCGACAGCAACAACATGGGCGACCCGTGCGGCGGAGCGGCAGCACAACCCCTTCCGTGCGGCGCTTGCGGCGTGGGAATTCAACCGGCTATGATGTTGATGTTGCCGATCCTTCTTCGCCGAAGGCGTCGATGCAATTGA
- a CDS encoding phosphonate ABC transporter ATP-binding protein, with protein sequence MRKLSYLPLVAVCLAASFFNVAAAIGATVTFRVTVPAWTPESDTVYIAGNFQGWNPGGPAHALTELPDGRWEITLSLPDSVQIQYKFTRGSWGTVEKGPNGEEIANRTHTPLGVQTLNLVVANWADPQPTIVGHVESFTYAPFLAGRRCWVYLPPGYFESTKSYPVLYMHDGQNLFDQNTSFAGEWKVDETCEMLIGNGEIEPIIVVGIENNAARCTEYTPWPAIPAGNPCAGGGANTYLHAIRDVLIPEVNNRYRTRTGPANTYMAGSSLGGLVTVYAGYAYGNVWGRIAGVSPSYWWANQAMLNYAAANPPPATLTHFYQDMGTSESGISNLRAMRDIAIGQGFVLGDDLLSIEASGHSHNEFYWALRLPDTLRFLINAPTSPGDMNCDGDVDVDNDLPLFVDALLDPISYVPPIGCGIDQADLNDDQSYDGLDIAGFVGAAIP encoded by the coding sequence GTGCGTAAACTTTCATACCTCCCCCTGGTCGCCGTGTGTCTCGCGGCGTCGTTCTTCAATGTCGCTGCCGCCATCGGCGCGACCGTCACCTTCCGCGTCACGGTCCCGGCATGGACTCCGGAGAGCGACACGGTCTATATCGCCGGGAACTTTCAGGGGTGGAATCCCGGTGGCCCGGCTCATGCGCTGACCGAGCTTCCCGACGGGCGATGGGAGATCACGCTCAGCCTGCCGGACAGCGTGCAGATTCAATACAAGTTCACGCGCGGAAGCTGGGGGACCGTCGAGAAAGGACCCAACGGCGAGGAGATCGCCAATCGCACGCATACGCCGCTGGGCGTGCAGACGCTCAACCTCGTCGTCGCGAACTGGGCCGATCCGCAACCCACGATCGTCGGGCATGTGGAGTCGTTTACGTACGCCCCGTTCCTCGCTGGCCGGCGCTGCTGGGTCTATCTGCCGCCGGGCTACTTCGAGAGCACGAAGTCTTACCCCGTGCTGTACATGCACGACGGGCAGAACCTCTTCGATCAGAACACCAGCTTCGCCGGCGAATGGAAAGTGGACGAGACCTGCGAGATGCTCATCGGCAACGGCGAGATCGAGCCGATCATCGTCGTCGGCATCGAGAACAACGCCGCAAGGTGCACCGAATATACGCCGTGGCCCGCCATTCCCGCTGGCAACCCCTGCGCGGGCGGCGGCGCCAATACCTATCTTCACGCGATACGCGACGTGCTCATCCCCGAGGTGAACAATCGCTACCGCACGCGCACCGGGCCGGCGAACACTTACATGGCGGGCTCGTCGCTGGGAGGACTGGTCACAGTGTATGCGGGTTACGCGTACGGCAACGTGTGGGGACGCATCGCGGGCGTGTCACCCTCCTATTGGTGGGCGAATCAGGCGATGCTCAACTATGCCGCGGCCAACCCGCCGCCGGCGACGCTGACCCACTTCTATCAGGACATGGGCACGTCTGAATCCGGCATCAGCAATCTTCGAGCGATGCGAGACATCGCGATCGGACAGGGATTTGTCTTGGGCGACGACCTGCTTTCCATCGAGGCCTCGGGCCACTCGCATAACGAGTTCTATTGGGCACTTCGACTGCCCGACACGCTGCGCTTCCTCATCAATGCGCCGACGTCTCCGGGCGACATGAACTGCGACGGCGATGTCGACGTGGATAACGACCTGCCGCTCTTCGTGGATGCCCTGCTGGACCCGATCAGCTACGTCCCGCCCATCGGCTGCGGCATCGATCAGGCGGATCTCAACGATGACCAGAGCTACGACGGGCTGGACATCGCGGGGTTCGTCGGCGCCGCGATTCCTTAA
- a CDS encoding NAD(P)H-dependent oxidoreductase subunit E, which yields MAWQAIDRTIPVIDEKAPPVLSEAVREKIRGFFPRYETKRAALLPALHIVQETLGHVGYQAMKEIAEVLEIPPSQVMDTMSFYTHFWDHPKGVKVVVACRSLSCNLLGSDAVLQAVKDELGIEEHHTTPDGTYSLLTEECLAACDHGPCLLINEKLHKCVKPEQVAKLLKDAKNDQIAFPRSELFSKPPAKAADPDDLPKTSDVKEMQDA from the coding sequence ATGGCTTGGCAGGCAATCGATCGAACGATACCGGTCATAGATGAGAAAGCCCCGCCCGTTCTGAGCGAGGCGGTCCGCGAGAAGATTCGCGGTTTCTTCCCGCGATACGAGACCAAGCGGGCAGCCCTTCTTCCGGCGCTGCACATCGTGCAGGAGACGCTCGGCCACGTCGGCTATCAGGCGATGAAGGAAATCGCCGAGGTGCTGGAGATCCCGCCGAGCCAGGTCATGGACACGATGAGTTTCTACACGCACTTCTGGGATCATCCCAAGGGCGTAAAGGTCGTCGTCGCCTGTCGCAGCCTCAGTTGCAATCTGCTCGGCAGCGATGCGGTCCTTCAGGCGGTCAAGGACGAGCTGGGCATCGAGGAACATCACACAACGCCCGACGGTACTTACAGTTTGCTCACGGAAGAGTGTCTCGCGGCCTGCGATCATGGGCCCTGTCTGCTCATCAACGAAAAGCTGCATAAGTGCGTCAAGCCGGAGCAGGTCGCCAAGCTCTTAAAGGATGCGAAGAACGACCAGATCGCCTTCCCGCGGAGCGAGCTTTTCTCGAAGCCTCCCGCGAAGGCGGCCGACCCGGACGACCTGCCGAAGACGTCGGACGTCAAGGAAATGCAGGACGCCTGA
- a CDS encoding PEP-CTERM sorting domain-containing protein: MKELNGAPSRIRRDLFCVTTALVALASTAGIASAATTPSFMGLGTTSTCRFPTVAFGVSSNGSTVVGRCQNNTGNGQFIAFRWTEDTGLVTLGDFDGGGFDSSAIATSADGSVVVGRGTSTLSNGNAEAFRWTESTGLVSLGDLPGGNYFSSATNVSADGSVVVGFSVSDLPNSEAFRWTAQGGMMGLGISRSQAIDLSADGEVIAGHSGSLRRPFRWTNATGAVSLGLPSNGSNAAFVEDLSADGSKIVGFSRKPTGEDQAFVWRDGFGYQDLGILPGDFASIAREVSDVGTRIVGASQGSGPQKAVIWDGANGLRNLREWLVSDFGLNLTGWLLTDAFAISSDGNTIVGVGINPQGEQEAFRAVIPEPATAFLTLAAIAMLRPRRRSRPPRL; the protein is encoded by the coding sequence GTGAAAGAGTTGAATGGAGCACCTTCGAGAATCCGAAGGGACCTGTTTTGTGTGACGACGGCGCTGGTGGCGCTCGCGTCAACGGCTGGCATCGCCTCGGCCGCTACGACACCGAGCTTCATGGGCCTCGGCACAACCTCGACCTGCCGCTTTCCCACCGTCGCCTTCGGCGTCTCCTCCAACGGCTCCACCGTCGTCGGCCGCTGCCAAAACAACACCGGCAACGGCCAATTCATCGCGTTTCGTTGGACGGAGGATACCGGTCTAGTCACGCTTGGTGATTTTGATGGCGGCGGTTTTGACAGTTCGGCAATCGCGACTTCAGCAGACGGCTCTGTTGTGGTAGGGCGTGGAACCTCTACGCTTTCAAATGGAAATGCTGAGGCGTTTCGTTGGACAGAGTCCACGGGCCTTGTGAGCTTGGGGGATCTTCCCGGTGGTAACTATTTCAGCAGCGCAACAAACGTTTCTGCCGATGGTTCCGTCGTTGTTGGATTTAGTGTCTCTGACCTACCGAACAGTGAAGCATTCAGGTGGACCGCGCAAGGTGGGATGATGGGGCTTGGCATTTCCCGTTCTCAGGCTATCGATTTATCCGCAGATGGTGAGGTGATTGCAGGGCATTCTGGGAGCCTTCGTCGCCCGTTTCGGTGGACAAACGCTACAGGCGCTGTGTCTTTGGGGCTGCCTTCCAATGGGTCCAATGCAGCATTCGTTGAAGACCTCTCGGCTGACGGTTCTAAGATTGTTGGGTTTTCTCGGAAGCCGACCGGCGAAGACCAAGCCTTTGTTTGGCGTGATGGCTTCGGGTACCAAGACCTCGGAATCCTGCCTGGAGATTTCGCAAGTATTGCAAGAGAGGTTAGCGATGTTGGGACCCGCATCGTCGGAGCAAGCCAAGGATCAGGACCACAAAAAGCCGTAATCTGGGATGGGGCAAACGGACTCCGGAACTTGAGAGAGTGGCTGGTTAGTGACTTTGGCCTAAATCTCACCGGCTGGCTGCTCACGGATGCCTTTGCCATTTCCTCCGACGGCAACACCATCGTAGGAGTAGGCATCAACCCCCAAGGCGAACAAGAGGCCTTCCGCGCCGTCATCCCCGAGCCAGCCACCGCCTTCCTAACTCTCGCAGCAATTGCAATGCTCCGCCCACGCCGTCGTTCACGCCCGCCCCGACTCTAA
- a CDS encoding NAD(P)H-dependent oxidoreductase, which translates to MPLFPPRWRENSQPTEVHRVQPATPQALVQQLSWRYAVKRFDPTKKIPADTWAALEKALVLTPSSFGLQPWRFVVVVDQATREKLVPLSWKQTQPADCSHFVVFAARETMTEADIDRLLERTAELRGVGVETLAGYRKVMIGTLVTPAANFNVKHWAALQTYIALGNFMTAAAMIGVDTCPMEGIEPAKYDELLGLPKEGYSTIVACAAGYRAADDKYAKQPKVRFRDEEVIRRI; encoded by the coding sequence ATGCCCCTCTTCCCGCCCCGATGGCGGGAAAACTCTCAACCCACGGAGGTCCATCGCGTGCAACCGGCAACCCCCCAGGCTCTCGTTCAGCAGCTCAGTTGGCGATACGCCGTCAAGCGATTCGACCCGACGAAAAAGATTCCCGCCGACACCTGGGCGGCCCTGGAAAAGGCCCTCGTCCTCACACCGTCGTCCTTCGGCCTCCAGCCGTGGCGGTTTGTCGTCGTGGTCGATCAGGCTACCCGGGAGAAGCTCGTGCCCCTGAGTTGGAAGCAGACCCAGCCCGCCGACTGCTCGCACTTTGTCGTGTTCGCGGCGCGCGAAACGATGACCGAGGCGGATATCGATCGTCTGTTGGAGCGCACGGCCGAGCTGCGCGGCGTCGGCGTCGAGACGCTCGCCGGCTATCGCAAGGTGATGATCGGCACACTGGTGACCCCGGCCGCGAACTTCAACGTCAAGCACTGGGCCGCCTTGCAGACCTACATCGCCCTCGGCAACTTCATGACCGCCGCGGCTATGATCGGCGTGGACACCTGCCCCATGGAGGGCATCGAGCCGGCGAAATACGACGAGCTGCTGGGACTGCCGAAGGAGGGCTACTCCACCATCGTGGCCTGCGCCGCCGGCTACCGCGCAGCCGACGACAAGTACGCAAAGCAGCCGAAAGTCCGCTTCCGCGACGAGGAGGTCATCCGCCGCATATGA
- the murD gene encoding UDP-N-acetylmuramoyl-L-alanine--D-glutamate ligase, translated as MSGEFHGKRAIVMGLGRFGGGIGVTRWLCEQGAKVLVTDMASEDKLAESLQLLDGLEFTRRLGGHDLADLDHCDLLVVSPAVDKKKSAFFQSAIDRGIPWTSEMNLFLERCRGTLVGITGTVGKSTTTAMIGTILDSAARSSDWGNGKVWLGGNIGKSLLDDLPNIAANDVVVLELSSFQLEDAVGIRRSPHIAVITNLRDNHLDRHGTMAEYAEAKSNIFRHQKPSDHLLMPLDEDLSAFPGQWRTRENLRWYGVNRELRAMRFSRSADSHGELHELAAKLTVPGLHNLMNAAAAVSVARLLGVSDDISCQALSEFGGLPHRLEFVGEFAGIKYYNDSKATTPEAAMTSLAAFESPVILVVGGSDKGSPFDELARAVAHRAKAAICIGQTGPRLADEIERCKSAGAGAVVERASDFPSALVLARSHARGGDVILLSPGCASYDWFKNYEDRGEQFRRLAGQ; from the coding sequence ATGTCCGGCGAGTTTCACGGCAAGCGTGCGATCGTCATGGGGCTGGGCCGATTCGGCGGCGGCATCGGCGTCACGCGCTGGCTCTGCGAGCAGGGCGCGAAAGTGCTCGTGACCGACATGGCCTCTGAAGACAAGCTCGCCGAAAGCCTCCAGTTGCTCGACGGTCTCGAATTCACGCGCCGCCTCGGCGGCCACGACCTGGCTGACCTGGACCACTGCGACCTGCTCGTCGTCAGTCCGGCCGTCGACAAGAAAAAGTCAGCCTTCTTTCAGTCGGCGATCGACCGCGGCATTCCGTGGACGAGCGAGATGAACCTGTTCCTCGAGCGTTGTCGCGGCACGCTCGTGGGAATCACCGGCACCGTCGGCAAGAGCACGACCACGGCCATGATCGGCACGATCCTCGACTCGGCGGCTCGCTCCTCCGACTGGGGCAACGGGAAAGTATGGCTCGGGGGAAACATCGGAAAGTCGCTGCTCGATGACCTGCCGAACATCGCCGCGAATGACGTCGTCGTGCTCGAGCTCTCCAGCTTTCAGTTGGAGGACGCCGTTGGGATTCGTCGCAGCCCGCACATCGCCGTCATCACCAATCTTCGCGACAATCACCTCGATCGGCACGGCACCATGGCTGAGTATGCGGAGGCGAAGTCTAATATCTTCCGCCATCAGAAACCGTCCGACCATCTGCTCATGCCGCTGGACGAAGACCTGTCGGCGTTTCCCGGCCAGTGGCGAACTCGGGAGAATCTGCGTTGGTACGGGGTGAATCGAGAACTGCGGGCGATGCGATTCTCTCGTTCCGCCGACTCGCATGGCGAACTGCATGAACTCGCCGCGAAGTTGACTGTGCCCGGCCTGCACAATCTGATGAACGCGGCCGCCGCGGTCTCCGTCGCGCGGCTGCTTGGTGTCAGCGACGATATATCGTGCCAGGCCCTTTCCGAGTTCGGCGGACTCCCGCATCGCTTGGAGTTTGTCGGCGAATTCGCGGGGATCAAATACTACAACGACTCCAAGGCCACGACCCCTGAGGCGGCCATGACTTCACTTGCGGCGTTTGAATCCCCGGTCATTCTCGTGGTCGGCGGCTCGGACAAGGGAAGTCCCTTCGATGAACTGGCCCGCGCCGTGGCCCATCGCGCGAAGGCCGCCATCTGCATCGGGCAGACCGGCCCCCGGCTGGCCGACGAAATCGAGCGATGCAAATCCGCCGGAGCCGGCGCTGTCGTCGAGCGCGCGTCCGACTTTCCATCGGCGCTTGTGCTGGCCCGAAGCCATGCCCGCGGCGGAGATGTCATCCTGCTGTCACCCGGCTGCGCCAGCTACGACTGGTTCAAGAACTATGAGGACCGTGGCGAGCAGTTTCGCCGGCTGGCTGGACAGTAA
- the purD gene encoding phosphoribosylamine--glycine ligase, whose amino-acid sequence MKLLVVGGGGREHALCWKLSKSPRRPQLFCAPGNAGTESLATNVPIPADDIAGLLAFARKNSIDLTIVGPEEPLCAGIVDKFQAAGLRIFGPTASAARLEGDKSFAKQLMRESGIPTAEARIFGPTSQELAQARQAGKSSDEPIGDWFQRGIDMARTYVETRDEGIVVKASGLAKGKGVFVHHDPKEAMETLDRLMVRRELGEAGDRIVIEELLKGPEVSVLALVDGSNIYMLESASDHKRLGESDTGPNTGGMGAFSPSTHLTESDLSLIERDIMVPIVDAMRRNDIEYRGVLYAGIIMTAGGPKVLEFNCRLGDPETQPILMRLESDLLEAIEATVDGRLDQIELRWNRRAAVCVVMAAGGYPGTYEKGDAISGIKEAAALSDVQVFHSGTTHLEGEVVTSGGRVLGVTALGDTINLARAKAYAATNLIQFKGAHFRGDIAMQASSR is encoded by the coding sequence ATGAAATTGCTTGTCGTCGGCGGTGGGGGTCGTGAGCACGCCCTCTGTTGGAAACTCTCGAAGTCGCCACGGCGACCACAGCTCTTCTGCGCACCCGGCAACGCGGGGACCGAATCGCTGGCGACAAATGTGCCCATTCCCGCCGACGATATTGCCGGCCTTCTCGCCTTTGCCAGGAAGAATTCTATCGACCTGACCATCGTTGGACCGGAGGAGCCGCTTTGCGCGGGCATCGTCGACAAATTCCAGGCGGCAGGGCTTCGCATCTTCGGCCCCACAGCGAGTGCGGCGAGACTCGAAGGCGACAAGTCCTTCGCGAAACAACTCATGCGCGAGTCAGGCATCCCCACCGCCGAGGCGCGCATTTTCGGCCCGACCTCACAGGAACTCGCTCAGGCCCGCCAGGCCGGAAAAAGCTCCGACGAACCCATCGGCGATTGGTTCCAGCGCGGCATCGACATGGCCCGTACCTACGTCGAGACGCGAGACGAAGGCATCGTCGTCAAGGCGAGCGGCCTGGCCAAGGGCAAAGGCGTTTTTGTTCATCATGATCCCAAGGAAGCCATGGAGACGCTCGACCGGCTGATGGTGCGCCGCGAGTTGGGCGAGGCCGGCGATCGGATCGTCATCGAGGAATTGCTAAAAGGGCCGGAAGTCAGCGTGTTGGCCCTCGTCGACGGCAGCAACATCTACATGCTCGAATCCGCTTCGGATCATAAGCGTCTCGGCGAGAGCGACACCGGCCCCAACACCGGCGGCATGGGCGCGTTCAGTCCCTCCACCCACCTGACGGAGTCGGACTTGTCCCTCATCGAGCGCGACATCATGGTGCCGATTGTCGATGCCATGCGACGAAACGACATCGAATACCGCGGCGTACTCTACGCCGGCATCATCATGACCGCCGGCGGCCCCAAGGTGCTGGAGTTCAACTGCCGACTGGGTGACCCTGAAACCCAGCCCATCTTGATGCGGTTGGAGAGCGATCTATTGGAGGCCATCGAGGCGACCGTGGATGGCCGGCTCGATCAGATCGAGCTCCGTTGGAATCGTCGTGCCGCCGTGTGCGTGGTGATGGCGGCGGGTGGATATCCCGGCACCTATGAAAAAGGCGATGCCATTTCCGGGATCAAGGAAGCTGCGGCGCTCTCTGATGTGCAGGTCTTTCACAGCGGGACGACACACTTGGAGGGCGAGGTCGTGACATCCGGAGGCCGTGTCCTCGGTGTGACGGCATTGGGCGACACAATCAACCTCGCACGGGCAAAGGCGTATGCCGCGACCAATCTGATTCAATTCAAGGGTGCTCACTTTCGGGGTGACATCGCCATGCAGGCGTCCAGCAGATGA